From Deltaproteobacteria bacterium, the proteins below share one genomic window:
- a CDS encoding DivIVA domain-containing protein, with protein sequence MRLTSLDTRSQRFASRLRGVDGGEVENFLHLVSEDYAALSKERDQLAERVRELEERVEELQGTERLMRDTLVTAQSLAADLKQTAIRESEVRVSEAEVMAEKLLDAAHRRAAKLADDVRELRALRSRLAQALRQTV encoded by the coding sequence GTGCGTCTCACGTCGCTCGACACTCGCAGCCAGCGCTTCGCGTCGCGGCTGCGCGGCGTGGATGGCGGCGAGGTGGAGAACTTCCTGCACCTCGTGAGCGAGGACTACGCGGCGCTGTCGAAGGAGCGCGACCAGCTCGCGGAGCGGGTGCGCGAGCTCGAGGAGCGCGTCGAGGAGCTGCAGGGGACGGAGCGGCTGATGCGCGACACGCTGGTGACGGCGCAGTCGCTCGCGGCGGACTTGAAGCAGACCGCGATTCGCGAGAGCGAGGTGCGCGTGTCCGAGGCCGAGGTGATGGCGGAGAAGCTGCTCGACGCCGCGCATCGCCGGGCCGCGAAGCTCGCCGACGACGTGCGTGAGCTGCGCGCGCTGCGCAGCCGCCTCGCGCAGGCGCTGCGGCAGACGGTCTAG
- the proC gene encoding pyrroline-5-carboxylate reductase has translation MTASALASASIGLLGGGAMGEALAAGVLAAGVPASRVCAADPEAARRDHLARALGVRVSASNADAAASDLVVIAVKPGLVKSVLAALGGPNNTALAKPLWVSIAAGVSIAAIESALPAGTRVVRAMPNTPALVRAGATAYTPNAACSASDRALAHALFAGVGLAWECPSESLLDAVTGLSGSGPAYVFVLLEALSDAGVRMGLPRDAASALATQTVLGSAKLAQETKRHPASLKDQVTSPGGTTIAGLERLEAGGFRAAVHEAVAAATRRSRELGA, from the coding sequence ATGACTGCTTCCGCACTCGCCTCCGCCTCGATCGGCCTGCTCGGCGGCGGCGCCATGGGCGAGGCGCTCGCCGCGGGCGTGCTCGCCGCCGGCGTCCCCGCGAGCCGCGTGTGCGCCGCCGACCCCGAAGCCGCGCGCCGCGACCACCTCGCGCGCGCGCTCGGCGTCCGCGTGAGCGCGAGCAACGCCGACGCCGCCGCGAGCGACCTGGTCGTGATCGCCGTGAAGCCCGGCCTCGTGAAGAGCGTGCTCGCCGCGCTCGGCGGCCCTAACAACACCGCGCTCGCGAAGCCGCTCTGGGTCTCGATCGCCGCCGGCGTCTCCATCGCCGCGATCGAGAGCGCGCTCCCCGCCGGCACGCGCGTCGTGCGCGCCATGCCGAACACGCCCGCGCTCGTGCGCGCCGGCGCCACCGCCTACACGCCGAACGCCGCGTGCAGCGCCTCTGACCGCGCGCTCGCGCACGCGCTCTTCGCCGGCGTCGGCCTCGCCTGGGAGTGCCCGAGCGAATCGCTCCTCGACGCCGTCACGGGTCTCAGCGGCAGCGGCCCCGCCTACGTCTTCGTGCTCCTCGAAGCCCTCAGCGACGCCGGCGTGCGCATGGGTCTCCCCCGCGACGCTGCAAGCGCGCTCGCAACGCAGACGGTGTTAGGCAGCGCCAAGCTCGCGCAGGAGACGAAGCGCCACCCCGCCTCGCTGAAAGACCAAGTCACGTCGCCGGGCGGCACCACGATCGCGGGGCTGGAGCGACTAGAGGCCGGAGGGTTCCGGGCAGCGGTGCACGAGGCGGTGGCGGCGGCGACGAGGAGAAGTCGGGAGTTGGGGGCGTGA
- a CDS encoding YggS family pyridoxal phosphate-dependent enzyme → MSEIAARLAALRERIETAAKRAGRDPRELTLIGVAKKHGAEAVAEAVAAGVHDIGENFAQEAREKIPLVHELLAARGIEPPRWHFLGQLQRNKARLVVPLFDCVQTVDRLDLAQELSRRAQAAGKRLAVTLQVNVDAEPQKGGCEPGELRALLDAVRALPSLEVRGLMAIPEPVADMRPAFARLRTLRDELSRVSGAECSMLSMGMSDDFESAIAEGATHVRIGTALFGSRGATQ, encoded by the coding sequence GTGAGCGAGATCGCCGCACGACTCGCGGCGCTGCGCGAGCGTATCGAGACCGCAGCCAAGCGCGCGGGCCGCGATCCGCGCGAGCTGACACTCATCGGTGTCGCGAAGAAGCACGGCGCGGAGGCCGTCGCCGAAGCCGTCGCCGCGGGCGTGCACGACATCGGCGAGAACTTCGCGCAGGAGGCGCGCGAGAAGATCCCCCTCGTGCACGAGCTGCTCGCCGCGCGCGGCATCGAGCCGCCGCGCTGGCACTTCCTCGGCCAGCTGCAGCGCAACAAGGCGCGCCTCGTCGTGCCGCTGTTCGACTGCGTGCAGACCGTGGATCGCCTCGACCTCGCGCAGGAGCTCTCGCGACGAGCGCAGGCCGCGGGGAAGAGGCTCGCGGTGACGCTGCAAGTGAACGTCGACGCCGAGCCGCAGAAAGGCGGCTGCGAGCCGGGCGAGCTGCGCGCGCTGCTCGATGCCGTGCGCGCCCTGCCCTCGCTCGAAGTGCGCGGCCTGATGGCGATCCCGGAGCCGGTCGCCGACATGCGCCCCGCGTTCGCGCGGCTGCGCACGCTGCGCGACGAGCTCTCGCGCGTGAGCGGCGCCGAGTGTTCCATGCTCTCGATGGGCATGTCCGACGACTTCGAGAGCGCGATCGCCGAGGGCGCGACGCACGTGCGCATCGGCACCGCCCTGTTCGGATCCCGAGGAGCTACGCAATGA
- the maf gene encoding septum formation inhibitor Maf has protein sequence MSSSSPELVLASASPRRRMLLAEAGVRFTVLPADIDETARAGEHPRELVLRLAREKAQAVAAKLGPTPRRLVLGSDTIVVIGEDVLGKPRDPEHAVELLGRILGRTHTVFTGVALVDTADATARSACVASDVVMRAASETEVRAYVAGGEPLDKAGAYALQGEGRKFVTRVIGSETCVIGLPMDETLALLREAGFAVRA, from the coding sequence ATGTCGTCCTCATCGCCCGAGCTGGTGCTGGCGAGCGCGTCGCCGCGGCGGCGCATGCTGCTCGCGGAGGCGGGCGTTCGCTTCACCGTGCTGCCCGCGGACATCGACGAGACGGCGCGCGCCGGCGAGCACCCGCGCGAGCTCGTGCTGCGCCTCGCGCGCGAGAAGGCGCAAGCAGTCGCCGCGAAGCTCGGCCCCACCCCGCGCCGGCTCGTGCTCGGCTCGGACACCATCGTGGTGATCGGCGAGGACGTGCTCGGCAAGCCGCGTGACCCGGAGCACGCAGTCGAGCTGTTGGGGCGGATCCTCGGCCGCACGCACACCGTCTTCACCGGCGTCGCGCTGGTCGACACCGCGGACGCGACGGCGCGCAGCGCTTGCGTGGCGAGCGACGTCGTGATGCGCGCCGCGAGCGAGACCGAGGTGCGCGCCTACGTCGCGGGCGGCGAGCCGCTCGACAAGGCGGGCGCCTACGCGCTGCAGGGCGAGGGGCGCAAGTTCGTGACGCGCGTGATCGGCAGCGAGACGTGTGTGATCGGCCTGCCGATGGACGAGACGCTCGCGCTGCTGCGCGAGGCCGGCTTCGCGGTGCGCGCGTGA
- a CDS encoding HAD family phosphatase codes for MDAVIFDCDGVLVDSEVLALEIEHATLREFGVAIDPAEYAQLCLGLNEVDWFAAVGRAAPSLRERMTEFRAVSNARYRAAMESDRLRAIDGAQRAVSAVRGQRAVASSSSSASLRGKLDRTGLLALFDPHVYSADLVARGKPWPDLFAHTARSLGVAPARCVVFEDSVNGVRAARAAGMRVWGFAGGGHMTPAIASDLLAHGAERVVASWGEAAMLIEQIA; via the coding sequence ATGGACGCGGTGATCTTCGATTGCGACGGCGTGCTGGTCGATTCCGAGGTGCTCGCGCTCGAGATCGAGCACGCGACGCTGCGCGAGTTCGGCGTCGCGATCGACCCGGCGGAGTACGCGCAGCTCTGCTTGGGGCTGAACGAGGTGGACTGGTTCGCGGCGGTCGGACGCGCAGCGCCTTCGCTGCGGGAGCGCATGACTGAGTTCCGGGCGGTCAGCAACGCGCGCTATCGCGCCGCCATGGAGAGCGACCGCCTGCGCGCGATCGACGGCGCCCAGCGCGCCGTGTCCGCCGTTCGCGGCCAGCGCGCCGTCGCGAGCTCGAGCTCTTCTGCGAGCCTGCGCGGGAAGCTCGATCGCACGGGCCTGCTCGCGCTGTTCGATCCGCACGTGTACTCCGCGGACCTCGTCGCGCGCGGGAAGCCCTGGCCCGATCTGTTCGCGCACACGGCGCGCTCGCTCGGCGTCGCGCCCGCACGCTGCGTCGTGTTCGAGGACAGCGTGAACGGCGTGCGCGCCGCGCGCGCGGCCGGCATGCGCGTGTGGGGCTTCGCGGGCGGCGGCCACATGACGCCCGCGATCGCGAGCGACTTACTCGCGCATGGCGCGGAGCGCGTGGTCGCAAGCTGGGGCGAGGCCGCGATGCTCATCGAGCAGATCGCTTAG
- a CDS encoding ABC transporter permease produces the protein MNTPLVPVGKLGARVLGAVAAAGDFLLLGLETARAFLRPRFPFRDTLAQFDAIAVRSTPIVIITAIFTGMVLALQAAFALTRFGAKPYVGSIVGLSIVRELGPVLAALMVGGRVGAGIASELGSMAVTEQVDAIRAMGADPAQKLALPRVIATTLGLPLLTCMAIVLGIAGGMLVADLQFAIAPSFYRQTVVSSVELGDFFSGVLKTFFFGWWIGMVGAFVGLRTTGGTAGVGRATTQAVVISSIGVLISDFFLTKLFMLVPTERLFMRAIEALR, from the coding sequence ATGAACACGCCGCTCGTGCCGGTCGGGAAGCTCGGCGCGCGCGTGCTCGGTGCCGTCGCGGCGGCGGGCGACTTCCTCTTGTTGGGACTCGAGACCGCGCGCGCGTTCCTGCGCCCGCGCTTCCCGTTCCGCGACACGCTCGCGCAGTTCGACGCGATCGCGGTGCGCTCGACGCCGATCGTGATCATCACCGCGATCTTCACCGGCATGGTGCTCGCGCTGCAGGCGGCCTTCGCGCTCACGCGCTTCGGCGCGAAGCCGTACGTCGGCTCGATCGTCGGGCTCTCGATCGTGCGCGAGCTCGGACCCGTGCTCGCCGCGCTCATGGTCGGCGGGCGCGTCGGCGCGGGCATCGCCTCCGAGCTCGGCTCGATGGCGGTGACGGAGCAGGTCGACGCGATTCGCGCGATGGGCGCCGACCCCGCGCAGAAGCTCGCGCTACCGCGCGTGATCGCGACGACGCTCGGGCTCCCGCTCCTCACGTGCATGGCGATCGTGCTCGGCATCGCCGGCGGCATGCTCGTGGCCGATCTGCAGTTCGCGATCGCGCCGAGCTTCTACCGCCAAACCGTCGTCAGCAGCGTCGAGCTCGGCGACTTCTTCTCGGGCGTGCTGAAGACGTTCTTCTTCGGCTGGTGGATCGGCATGGTGGGCGCCTTCGTCGGCCTGCGCACGACGGGCGGCACCGCGGGTGTCGGCCGCGCGACCACGCAGGCCGTCGTGATCTCCTCGATCGGCGTGCTGATCAGCGACTTCTTCCTCACCAAGCTGTTCATGCTCGTGCCGACCGAGCGCCTGTTCATGCGCGCGATCGAGGCGCTGCGATGA
- a CDS encoding ABC transporter ATP-binding protein, translating into MSAGEPRAPAIELRGVTKAFAGKPVLRGVDLSIGAGETTVILGGSGSGKSVCMKHMIGLLRADAGVIRVLGRDVTRISERAWVEVRRDFGMVFQSAALFDSLSVYENVAYTIREHERWDEERVGERVAWCLDNVGLTGAEKLLPAELSGGMRKRVGVARAIALAPKIILYDEPTTGLDPANSRRVGELIQRLQRELSVTSVVVTHDLELAFAIADRVALLKLGRIVVDGPAQSVRGSGNADLREFIEGADPPAPATSGGRHHG; encoded by the coding sequence ATGAGCGCGGGCGAGCCGCGAGCTCCCGCGATCGAGCTGCGCGGCGTGACGAAGGCGTTCGCCGGGAAGCCCGTGCTGCGCGGCGTCGATCTCTCGATCGGCGCGGGCGAAACCACCGTGATCCTCGGCGGCTCGGGCTCGGGCAAGAGCGTGTGCATGAAGCACATGATCGGGTTGTTACGGGCCGACGCGGGGGTGATCCGCGTGCTCGGGCGCGACGTGACGCGCATCTCGGAGCGCGCCTGGGTCGAGGTGCGACGCGACTTCGGCATGGTGTTCCAGAGCGCCGCGTTGTTCGACTCGCTCTCGGTCTACGAGAACGTCGCGTACACGATCCGCGAGCACGAGCGCTGGGACGAGGAGCGCGTGGGCGAGCGCGTCGCGTGGTGCCTCGACAACGTCGGCCTCACGGGCGCCGAGAAGCTGCTGCCCGCGGAGTTATCAGGCGGGATGCGCAAGCGCGTCGGCGTCGCGCGCGCGATCGCGCTGGCGCCGAAGATCATCCTCTACGACGAGCCGACCACGGGCCTCGATCCCGCGAACTCGCGCCGCGTCGGCGAGCTGATCCAGCGCCTCCAGCGCGAGCTCTCGGTCACGAGCGTCGTCGTCACGCACGATCTCGAGCTCGCCTTCGCGATCGCGGATCGCGTGGCGCTGCTGAAGCTGGGCCGCATCGTCGTGGACGGCCCGGCGCAATCCGTGCGCGGGTCGGGCAACGCCGACCTGCGCGAATTCATCGAGGGCGCGGATCCGCCCGCGCCCGCCACGTCCGGAGGAAGACACCATGGATGA
- a CDS encoding MCE family protein — MDDRGRLSLVVGLFVLGALAFAGFALWNLGADQGLLAERYRLTTYFEDVQGLVSGGAVRLAGKDVGTIESVSFAPAKEGRPPVRVIMQLTTEVQPLIRSDSVAGIGTVGLLGDKYVSLSIGTDSGKVLPDGAEIASVSPLDLNMAVVRGTEAIDNIATLAQNLNKVVTDFDKGTGGAKLADSAAGLSEIVREIQSGDGMLHTLIYDPYQGSALSDAEASIASLRKVIEQVETGDGILHGLIYEPVGDRGVIEDALSAAASVEKAGVRLESVLAKVDEGEGTLGLLVNDPTAYADLKAVLGGAKGNRVLTWMVQRAAESGAKKNTSSSE; from the coding sequence ATGGATGATCGCGGCCGCCTCAGCCTCGTCGTCGGCCTGTTCGTGCTCGGCGCGCTCGCGTTCGCGGGCTTCGCGCTCTGGAACCTCGGCGCGGACCAAGGCCTGCTCGCGGAGCGCTACCGCCTCACGACCTACTTCGAGGACGTGCAGGGCCTCGTCTCCGGCGGCGCGGTGCGGCTCGCGGGCAAGGACGTGGGCACGATCGAGTCGGTCTCGTTCGCGCCGGCGAAGGAAGGGCGCCCGCCGGTGCGCGTGATCATGCAGCTCACGACCGAGGTGCAGCCGCTGATCCGCAGCGATTCCGTCGCGGGCATCGGCACGGTGGGCTTGTTAGGGGACAAGTACGTCTCTCTCTCGATCGGCACCGACTCCGGCAAGGTGCTGCCCGACGGCGCCGAGATCGCAAGCGTCAGCCCGCTCGATCTGAACATGGCGGTGGTGCGCGGCACCGAGGCCATCGACAACATCGCGACGCTCGCGCAGAACTTGAACAAGGTCGTGACCGACTTCGACAAGGGCACGGGCGGCGCCAAGCTCGCGGACTCGGCTGCGGGGCTCAGCGAGATCGTTCGGGAGATCCAGTCGGGCGACGGGATGCTGCACACGCTGATCTACGACCCGTACCAGGGCAGCGCGCTTTCCGACGCGGAGGCTTCGATCGCGAGCCTGCGCAAAGTGATCGAGCAGGTGGAGACGGGCGACGGGATTCTGCACGGCCTGATCTACGAGCCGGTCGGCGATCGCGGCGTGATCGAGGATGCGCTGTCGGCGGCGGCGAGCGTGGAGAAGGCGGGGGTTCGGCTCGAGTCGGTGCTCGCGAAGGTGGACGAGGGCGAGGGCACGCTCGGGCTGCTCGTGAACGATCCGACGGCCTACGCGGACCTGAAGGCGGTGCTCGGGGGCGCGAAGGGGAATCGCGTGCTGACGTGGATGGTGCAGCGGGCGGCGGAGTCGGGGGCGAAAAAAAATACGTCGTCCTCTGAGTAG
- a CDS encoding DUF2203 family protein: MKKQWSLEAAREMIPDVRSRTARAVEEVERLEAERDALRPGATRAEAEERVQEAVQRWAREIEALGADVKGLWLVDFDSGAGYYCWTWPEEELAFFHTYEEGFGGRARIQ; this comes from the coding sequence ATGAAGAAGCAATGGAGCCTCGAGGCGGCGCGGGAGATGATTCCGGACGTGCGTTCGCGCACGGCGCGTGCGGTCGAGGAAGTGGAGCGACTCGAGGCGGAGCGGGATGCGCTGCGACCGGGCGCGACGCGCGCGGAGGCCGAGGAGCGCGTGCAGGAGGCGGTGCAGCGCTGGGCGCGCGAGATTGAGGCGCTCGGGGCGGACGTGAAGGGGCTTTGGCTCGTCGATTTCGATTCTGGCGCGGGTTATTACTGCTGGACCTGGCCCGAGGAAGAGCTCGCCTTCTTCCACACCTACGAGGAAGGCTTCGGCGGGCGCGCGCGGATTCAGTAG
- a CDS encoding glutathione S-transferase family protein, which produces MIELFGSSLSPYVRKVVLVLEHKRIPYEQDPLSPVVNPSEEFLRISPLRKIPVLRDGDFVLPDSSVICRYLEDAHPEPALYPHDVRKRAFACWLEELSDSKLALSLAAIAGERLFKPVFMKQPTDEANVARVVREELPEPLAYLESVAPRDGYFCGELSIADLSLAAAFTNARYAGYAPDASAHPKLRALLEHVWATPLFSAQLARERAAYPALFPSAG; this is translated from the coding sequence GTGATCGAGCTCTTCGGCAGCTCGCTCTCCCCTTACGTGCGCAAAGTCGTGCTCGTGCTCGAGCACAAGCGCATCCCGTACGAGCAGGATCCGCTCTCGCCCGTGGTGAACCCGAGCGAGGAGTTCCTGCGCATCAGCCCGCTGCGCAAGATCCCGGTGCTGCGCGACGGCGACTTCGTGCTGCCCGATTCGAGCGTGATCTGCCGCTACCTCGAGGACGCCCACCCCGAGCCCGCGCTGTATCCACACGACGTTCGGAAGCGCGCGTTCGCGTGCTGGCTGGAAGAGCTCTCGGACTCGAAGCTCGCGCTATCGCTCGCTGCCATCGCCGGCGAGCGGCTGTTCAAGCCCGTGTTCATGAAGCAGCCGACGGACGAAGCCAACGTCGCGCGCGTCGTGCGCGAAGAGCTCCCCGAGCCGCTCGCGTACCTCGAATCCGTCGCGCCGCGCGACGGCTACTTCTGCGGCGAGCTCTCGATTGCCGACCTGTCGCTCGCCGCCGCCTTCACGAACGCGCGCTACGCCGGCTACGCGCCCGACGCGAGCGCGCATCCGAAGCTGCGCGCCCTGCTCGAGCACGTGTGGGCGACGCCACTCTTCTCCGCGCAACTCGCGCGCGAGCGCGCCGCGTATCCGGCGCTGTTCCCGAGCGCGGGCTGA